GGACCGGGTGTTCGTCATGCGCCGGGTGTGACCGCAAACACACGTGTGTTGTCAAAAAGACACAACAGCCTGGCGGGGAAAAAACAGGATGCGGGCGGAATGCCCAGGTTGCAGTTTTGGCATGGATGTTGCTCAATTGTCCTTAGGAGGAAGGTATGCGTGAGAGGACAATAGAGCATCCAATCAAATGTTCAGGCATCGGCCTGCACAGCGGGAAAAAGGTATCCCTGTCCTTCTTTCCTTTGCCAACCGGCTCAGGCGTGGTGTGGTCGGTAAAAGGCGAAGAAGGGAGTCGACGGATGGAACTGTCCCCCCACCTGGTTGTGGACACCACGCTGTGCACAACAATTGGAGCCGGCGGGGCCTGCGTGGGGACTGTTGAGCATGTAATGGCCGCTGTCCGCGGCATGGAAATAGACAATCTCCTGATCGAGGTGGATGGTCCGGAAGTACCCATCATGGACGGCAGTGCCGCATCCTTTGTGCACCTGTTCAATCAGGCCGGGATCGTCAAGCAGCTCAGGCCCAAGAAGGTCTACGTCCTGACCCGGGAAGTCAGGTTGGAAGAGAAAGACAAGAAGATCGTCGCCCGCCCGGACGACGAGTTCCGGGTTAATTTGAGCATTGACTTCCCGCACCCGATGGTCGGGCGGCAACACATCAGCTACCGGGCCTGTCCGGACCGGTTCGTCCAGGACTTGGCCAGGGCGCGCACCTTCGGATTTCTCACCGACGTCAAGGCCCTGCAGGGAATGGGCAAGGCCTTAGGCGGTTCCTTGGAAAATGCGCTCGTCTTTGATCAATCCGGAGTGATCAACAGCGATGGGTTCCGCTATCCTGATGAACCGGTGCGTCATAAGCTCCTGGATCTGATCGGCGACCTGGGGTTAATGCCCCATCAGGTTGTTGGCCGCTTCGATGTCCACTGTTCCGGACATGCCTTGAACACGGCCTTTGCCAAATGCCTGTACGAGAACATGGAAGAATATCTCCACCTTGTAGATCTGCAGGAAATCCATAGGAAACGTTCAGTGCGGGCAGGTCCCGTTCCTGAAATGCGCGTTTCTCCCGCCTAGTGTCCTGATTTTCAATGAAATTTAAAAAATTTCCAAAACCTGCTGTGCAGGGGTTGCACGCATGCGGGAAATGGGTTATAAGATCCTCTTTGCGCTGGCGTAGCTCAATTGGCAGAGCAGCTGACTTGTAATCAGCAGGTTGCGGGTTCGAGTCCCATCGCCAGCTCCAGACCAGCCCGGAGGGGTACCCAAGTGGCCAAAGGGAGCAGACTGTAAATCTGCCGGCGTAAGCCTTCGGAGGTTCGAATCCTCCCCCCTCCACCATGCCA
This region of Desulfovermiculus halophilus DSM 18834 genomic DNA includes:
- the lpxC gene encoding UDP-3-O-acyl-N-acetylglucosamine deacetylase, producing the protein MRERTIEHPIKCSGIGLHSGKKVSLSFFPLPTGSGVVWSVKGEEGSRRMELSPHLVVDTTLCTTIGAGGACVGTVEHVMAAVRGMEIDNLLIEVDGPEVPIMDGSAASFVHLFNQAGIVKQLRPKKVYVLTREVRLEEKDKKIVARPDDEFRVNLSIDFPHPMVGRQHISYRACPDRFVQDLARARTFGFLTDVKALQGMGKALGGSLENALVFDQSGVINSDGFRYPDEPVRHKLLDLIGDLGLMPHQVVGRFDVHCSGHALNTAFAKCLYENMEEYLHLVDLQEIHRKRSVRAGPVPEMRVSPA